From Bacteroidota bacterium, one genomic window encodes:
- a CDS encoding T9SS type A sorting domain-containing protein, translating into MAQILILVLILFAGSNTLAQEIVRPPEPPHPRSIEPADQTAQALFSPFSPTADIIQSWEGMAQVGTIRPPDPHGAAGPSGVLATVNLRITYHTKTGSIVWGPLSLSGAGGFWDGVGNTGSGNSDPRALYDPATGRFFVIMQENTTLNQAFLNLAVSKNSNPATSGTGDWHFYRLNITQTVGATNYGADYPGMGIDSQAVYVTFNMYSLPFSSGVFKNCQIIILKKSDIIAGTGTYSLLYTPDGSSNAFTLQPATVLSPTTPGNKVYFGDISFANTTSVRVWEVSDPLGNPSLSFSTVTVPNHGGSTGVFSAPQSGTATTIATLTPRTQGNAFWHNGSLWFCHTAGGGSGKSSVYYYRIATNDFPVGTPTLTESGFINGGTGVWTYQGSIGGNANGDVAIVYTQSSSSTFPSIMFTTRLNSATTFDAPQELKASPGYSNSDRWGDYASVTADPVDNTFWMTHEWAKTTASHNWSTWWGNVAPSPVPVQLANFTGTLTASGTVQLEWMTLSEINNYGFEIQRGEQHGGPFETIAGSFVPGHGTTLEPRHYRWIDTSPSHRHPFYRLKQIDLDGTIHYFEAVFVSIVTHVSGGFTPAEFVLQQNYPNPFNPATVIRYGLPEQTHVRLEVFNALGQQVASLVNGSRGAGYHEVTVDAGSLASGVYVYRLSAGSFVDSKRFVLVR; encoded by the coding sequence TTGGCACAGATTCTTATTCTCGTTTTGATTCTGTTTGCAGGATCGAATACATTGGCACAAGAAATCGTCCGGCCTCCGGAACCTCCCCACCCGAGAAGCATCGAGCCCGCCGATCAAACTGCGCAAGCCCTGTTTTCACCCTTCTCCCCCACTGCAGACATTATTCAGTCGTGGGAGGGTATGGCGCAGGTCGGCACAATCCGCCCGCCTGACCCGCACGGAGCAGCGGGACCGAGCGGCGTACTTGCAACCGTAAACCTGAGAATCACTTATCATACAAAAACCGGGTCGATTGTGTGGGGACCTTTGAGCCTTTCCGGAGCTGGAGGTTTTTGGGACGGAGTCGGCAACACGGGCAGCGGCAATTCCGATCCGCGGGCGCTGTACGATCCTGCAACAGGCCGGTTCTTTGTTATCATGCAGGAGAACACAACTCTCAATCAGGCGTTTCTTAATCTAGCCGTCTCGAAAAACTCCAACCCGGCAACCAGCGGAACCGGCGACTGGCATTTCTACAGATTGAATATCACGCAGACTGTCGGTGCAACGAACTACGGCGCCGACTATCCCGGAATGGGAATCGACAGCCAGGCGGTTTATGTCACGTTCAACATGTATAGTCTTCCTTTTTCATCAGGAGTGTTCAAGAATTGCCAGATCATCATTCTGAAGAAGTCGGATATTATTGCGGGAACGGGCACGTACTCGCTACTGTACACACCAGACGGTTCTTCCAATGCGTTCACCTTGCAGCCCGCAACGGTTCTGAGCCCGACCACGCCGGGAAACAAGGTGTATTTCGGAGATATTTCGTTCGCCAACACAACCTCGGTTAGAGTCTGGGAAGTCAGCGATCCGCTCGGCAATCCTTCACTGTCGTTCTCGACAGTGACGGTGCCCAATCATGGAGGAAGCACCGGAGTCTTCAGCGCTCCGCAGTCCGGCACAGCGACAACAATTGCAACGCTCACCCCCCGGACTCAAGGAAACGCGTTTTGGCACAACGGTTCTCTTTGGTTTTGCCACACGGCCGGGGGCGGTTCGGGCAAGTCGAGCGTGTACTATTACAGAATAGCAACGAACGACTTTCCCGTCGGAACTCCGACGCTTACGGAATCCGGTTTCATCAACGGAGGAACCGGCGTTTGGACCTATCAAGGATCCATTGGCGGGAATGCAAACGGCGATGTTGCAATTGTCTATACGCAGTCCTCTTCGTCAACTTTTCCCTCCATTATGTTCACGACCCGCTTGAACTCGGCTACCACGTTTGATGCACCGCAAGAGTTGAAAGCAAGTCCGGGATATTCCAACAGTGACAGATGGGGAGATTATGCGTCGGTCACGGCAGACCCGGTAGACAATACGTTTTGGATGACACACGAATGGGCCAAGACCACGGCATCACACAACTGGAGTACGTGGTGGGGCAACGTTGCGCCAAGCCCTGTTCCCGTTCAGCTTGCGAATTTCACAGGAACATTGACAGCCTCCGGCACCGTGCAACTGGAATGGATGACATTAAGTGAAATCAACAACTACGGTTTTGAGATTCAGCGCGGAGAACAACACGGCGGGCCCTTCGAGACGATCGCCGGCAGTTTCGTGCCGGGCCACGGCACGACGCTGGAACCGCGGCATTACAGGTGGATCGATACAAGTCCGAGTCATCGCCATCCCTTTTATCGACTGAAGCAAATTGATTTGGATGGAACAATCCATTATTTCGAGGCTGTGTTTGTGTCAATCGTGACACATGTTAGCGGAGGATTCACTCCGGCGGAATTTGTACTTCAGCAGAACTATCCCAATCCGTTCAATCCTGCAACAGTAATACGGTACGGCCTTCCTGAGCAGACTCATGTTCGTCTTGAAGTGTTTAACGCTCTCGGGCAGCAGGTAGCTTCGTTAGTGAACGGAAGCCGCGGGGCAGGATACCACGAGGTCACCGTTGATGCCGGTTCGCTGGCAAGCGGTGTGTATGTGTACAGACTCAGTGCCGGGAGTTTTGTCGATTCGAAGAGGTTTGTGCTTGTGAGATGA